The following proteins come from a genomic window of Neptunomonas concharum:
- the tolB gene encoding Tol-Pal system beta propeller repeat protein TolB encodes MFRVFLAGVTLLLMTTTLRAELVVEVTQGVDAPTPVAVVPFDWTGDALQEDVAKIVSDDLGRSGFFKMMKRENMLGTPHAKDQIFFRDWRISGNDYIVIGRMVPSGDGQISATVELYDVLKEQRVWGETVQGRQDGLRDVAHYIADRIFEELTGLRGAFSTRIVYVTAEMLGTNNYRYRLQLADSDGARPRTILESKEPILSPTWSRDGTKLAYVSFESTRPSIYIQHLATGQRQRIQSFKGLNGAPAWSPNGDKLALVLSKDGNPEIYILTLATGQLERITRHYGIDTEPTWSPDGQSILFTSDRGGMPQIYSLHLPSRELKRLTFEGKYNSRGRLTQDGRFLTMVHQDSSGFHIAVQDLKKGRLDVLTNSSLDESPTIAPNGSIILYATKKGGRGVLAGVSLDGRVRFTMPNTQGDVREPAWSPYLQ; translated from the coding sequence ATGTTTAGAGTATTTTTAGCAGGGGTTACATTGTTACTGATGACAACAACCCTCAGAGCGGAACTGGTCGTTGAGGTGACACAGGGTGTTGACGCACCAACGCCGGTTGCAGTTGTTCCGTTCGATTGGACAGGTGATGCCTTGCAGGAAGATGTCGCTAAAATCGTCTCTGATGATCTAGGGCGCAGTGGCTTTTTTAAAATGATGAAGCGTGAAAATATGCTTGGTACACCACACGCTAAAGATCAGATATTTTTCCGCGACTGGCGTATTTCAGGCAATGACTACATCGTTATTGGTCGTATGGTTCCCAGTGGTGATGGACAGATTAGTGCCACGGTAGAACTCTATGATGTGTTAAAAGAACAACGTGTGTGGGGGGAAACCGTTCAAGGTCGTCAGGATGGATTGCGTGATGTTGCCCACTATATAGCGGATCGCATTTTCGAAGAATTAACCGGTTTACGAGGTGCGTTTTCGACACGCATTGTGTATGTCACGGCAGAGATGTTAGGTACTAATAACTACCGTTATCGCTTACAGTTAGCGGACTCTGATGGCGCACGACCCCGTACAATTCTGGAGTCTAAAGAACCCATTTTATCGCCTACATGGTCTCGTGATGGCACGAAGTTAGCCTATGTCTCTTTTGAGAGCACACGCCCTTCTATCTATATTCAACATTTGGCAACAGGGCAGAGGCAGCGTATACAATCTTTTAAAGGCTTGAATGGCGCGCCTGCGTGGTCTCCAAACGGGGATAAGCTGGCTTTGGTTTTATCAAAGGATGGTAATCCTGAAATTTATATTTTGACGCTGGCAACTGGGCAATTAGAGCGAATTACACGTCATTATGGTATTGATACAGAGCCAACGTGGTCACCCGATGGACAATCTATTTTATTTACCTCCGACCGTGGTGGGATGCCGCAGATCTATTCACTGCACCTACCGAGTCGTGAGCTGAAGCGCTTAACTTTTGAAGGGAAATACAATAGCCGTGGTCGCCTAACCCAAGATGGACGTTTTTTGACTATGGTTCACCAAGATAGCAGTGGCTTTCATATAGCCGTTCAAGACCTGAAAAAAGGTCGCTTAGATGTTTTGACCAACTCCAGTTTAGATGAGTCTCCAACGATCGCACCGAATGGAAGCATCATTTTGTATGCAACCAAAAAAGGCGGTAGAGGAGTTCTAGCTGGAGTATCGCTGGATGGGCGCGTACGTTTTACGATGCCAAATACGCAAGGGGATGTTAGGGAGCCAGCTTGGTCTCCTTACTTGCAATAA
- the tolA gene encoding cell envelope integrity protein TolA, giving the protein MSYIIPIILALILHGGLLLLLIPHWFQQDDPYKKRQPRHIQAEMIDLKALMNQESLQKEFAAEQAKKEAAEKKRIQEEKQRQAQKQKEAEKARIAEAEKKAQQEKVRQEAQKQKAIEARKEEAEKKKLAEQKILEEARLKVAAEKALAEKQKIEENKKKELAKKQAEEKKRAQEKKIEAEKKRIAEAKRLEAEKAKQAQAKREAAEKAAAEKLAKEQASEQRRLAAAERSEKIRGDITAYIQGVMKKNWRRPSIARNGMTTKIEVRLFPSGEVDSVRIIESSGDAAFDKAAERAIYRAEKFPRVAEIDPIFFERELRPGIIIVFRPDDLRW; this is encoded by the coding sequence GTGAGTTATATCATCCCTATTATACTTGCGCTGATCTTACACGGTGGGTTGTTGCTATTGTTGATCCCTCACTGGTTCCAGCAAGATGACCCTTATAAAAAGCGTCAGCCACGGCATATCCAAGCGGAAATGATCGATCTGAAGGCGCTAATGAACCAAGAGTCCCTTCAGAAGGAGTTTGCTGCAGAGCAAGCCAAAAAAGAAGCCGCTGAGAAAAAGCGCATACAAGAAGAAAAGCAGCGTCAGGCGCAGAAACAGAAGGAAGCGGAGAAAGCCCGTATAGCGGAAGCTGAAAAGAAAGCACAGCAAGAAAAAGTCCGCCAAGAAGCGCAGAAGCAAAAAGCCATCGAAGCTCGTAAAGAAGAGGCCGAGAAGAAAAAGCTGGCCGAACAGAAAATTCTCGAAGAAGCTAGATTAAAAGTTGCAGCAGAAAAGGCGCTTGCAGAGAAACAGAAAATTGAAGAGAACAAGAAAAAAGAGCTAGCTAAGAAACAGGCAGAAGAAAAGAAACGGGCACAAGAGAAGAAAATTGAAGCAGAGAAAAAACGTATAGCAGAAGCGAAACGTTTGGAGGCGGAAAAAGCAAAGCAAGCCCAAGCGAAGCGGGAGGCTGCAGAGAAGGCAGCTGCTGAAAAGTTAGCAAAAGAACAGGCCTCCGAGCAACGACGCTTAGCAGCCGCGGAGCGGTCTGAAAAGATAAGAGGCGACATAACCGCTTATATCCAAGGAGTTATGAAGAAAAATTGGAGAAGACCTTCTATCGCACGAAATGGGATGACTACAAAAATTGAGGTCAGATTATTCCCTTCAGGAGAAGTTGATAGTGTGCGGATAATAGAAAGTAGTGGGGATGCTGCGTTTGATAAAGCAGCAGAGAGAGCGATTTATCGAGCTGAAAAATTCCCACGTGTCGCAGAGATAGATCCAATCTTCTTCGAGCGAGAACTGCGTCCGGGTATCATTATTGTGTTTCGTCCAGATGACTTAAGGTGGTAA
- the tolR gene encoding protein TolR, whose amino-acid sequence MIRRQKNRRKLNSDINVVPYIDVMMVLLVIFMITAPMLTQGVNVDLPQATADPVDAQDQEPVIVTVDKNGAYYINIGGDEQEAIDREVVFERVDKLLNANPKQLLLVRGDKDVNYDKVVKLMSLLQQAGATRVGLVTE is encoded by the coding sequence ATGATTAGACGGCAAAAAAATAGGCGTAAATTAAATTCAGATATCAATGTGGTGCCATACATTGATGTGATGATGGTACTACTGGTCATCTTTATGATTACGGCGCCTATGTTGACTCAAGGTGTGAACGTTGATTTACCGCAAGCGACTGCAGACCCAGTGGATGCGCAAGATCAGGAGCCTGTGATAGTCACGGTGGATAAAAACGGTGCTTACTACATCAATATCGGCGGTGACGAGCAGGAAGCGATTGATCGGGAGGTTGTGTTTGAGCGCGTTGATAAATTGCTCAATGCAAACCCGAAACAGTTGTTGTTAGTCAGAGGCGATAAAGATGTTAATTATGACAAGGTGGTTAAGTTGATGTCGTTACTGCAGCAAGCGGGTGCTACCCGTGTTGGGTTGGTAACGGAATAG
- the tolQ gene encoding protein TolQ: MVEQLSIWSLVVHASLVVQAVMAILVLASFISWVMIFQRFSVIRSARNALRQFEDRFWSGVDLGQLYREITESSSNTTGAENIFCAGIKEYTRMTQQKNYDPDAVMEAVQRSMRIALAREEEKLEQHLPFLATVGSTSPYIGLFGTVWGIMNSFRGLANVHQATLASVAPGISEALVATAIGLFAAIPAVIAYNRFSAKTEWLMNNYENFADEFSSILHRRIHNSI; the protein is encoded by the coding sequence GTGGTCGAACAGTTGTCGATCTGGAGCTTGGTGGTTCATGCCAGCTTAGTTGTTCAAGCCGTTATGGCGATTTTGGTACTGGCTTCTTTCATCTCGTGGGTCATGATTTTCCAGCGGTTTAGTGTTATTCGAAGTGCCAGAAATGCGCTACGCCAGTTTGAAGATAGATTTTGGTCTGGTGTTGATCTTGGACAGCTTTACCGAGAGATCACTGAGTCGTCTTCAAATACGACAGGCGCAGAGAATATTTTTTGTGCGGGAATAAAAGAGTATACCCGCATGACGCAGCAGAAAAACTATGACCCCGATGCGGTCATGGAAGCGGTCCAGCGTAGCATGCGTATAGCTTTGGCCCGTGAAGAAGAAAAGCTAGAGCAGCACCTGCCATTTTTAGCTACGGTGGGCTCAACAAGCCCGTATATCGGCTTATTTGGTACAGTTTGGGGAATCATGAACTCTTTCCGAGGTTTGGCAAACGTTCATCAGGCTACGTTGGCTTCGGTGGCCCCAGGTATCTCTGAAGCGTTGGTGGCCACAGCGATAGGTTTGTTTGCCGCGATCCCTGCCGTTATTGCTTATAACCGCTTTTCAGCTAAAACCGAATGGCTAATGAACAATTACGAAAACTTTGCCGATGAGTTCTCAAGTATTTTGCATCGTCGTATCCACAACTCTATTTAG
- a CDS encoding TraR/DksA family transcriptional regulator has product MSPNLTLTQIKTIKAELLDLLEHLREEVKGELADQHGERGLISSAGTHDLGDEALADLDASINIANISRHLQEIRECQAALHRLETGDYGFCSDCGEQIELNRLKANPISTRCLACQSHEEHQHPEVRYASL; this is encoded by the coding sequence ATGTCACCCAATCTGACTCTGACTCAAATAAAAACGATAAAGGCAGAGCTTCTGGATCTTCTTGAACATCTTCGCGAGGAGGTGAAGGGGGAACTGGCTGATCAGCATGGCGAACGAGGTTTAATCTCATCAGCGGGTACTCATGATCTTGGAGACGAAGCTTTAGCGGATCTGGATGCTTCTATTAATATAGCCAATATCTCTCGTCATCTTCAGGAGATAAGAGAGTGCCAAGCAGCTCTTCACCGTCTCGAAACGGGTGATTACGGCTTTTGCAGTGATTGTGGCGAGCAAATTGAGCTAAATCGTTTAAAGGCAAACCCTATATCGACGCGGTGTTTAGCGTGTCAATCTCATGAAGAACACCAGCATCCTGAAGTTCGTTACGCCTCCCTTTAA
- the ruvB gene encoding Holliday junction branch migration DNA helicase RuvB: MIEADRFIAPKSSPVEEQHDRAIRPKQLADYRGQPVVKEQMEIFIHAARNRGEALDHTLIFGPPGLGKTTLANIIANEMGGDIKTTSGPILEKAGDLAALLTNLEPGDILFIDEIHRLSPNVEEVLYPAMEDYQLDIMIGEGPAARSIKLDLPPFTLVGATTRAGSLTSPLRDRFGIVQRLEFYNIEDLTHIVMRSAELSGTHIDEEGAKEVAKRSRGTPRIANRLLRRARDYAEVKGQGRITRDIADLALNMLSVDEQGFDHMDRRLLLVMIEKFSGGPVGIDSLAAAISEERDTIEDVLEPYLIQQGYMMRTPRGRVVTDHAYLHFGIQKPDSDQ, encoded by the coding sequence ATGATAGAAGCGGATCGTTTTATTGCGCCTAAAAGCTCCCCCGTCGAAGAACAACACGATCGGGCTATACGCCCCAAACAGCTCGCTGATTATCGAGGTCAGCCAGTCGTTAAAGAGCAGATGGAGATATTCATCCATGCAGCGAGAAATCGTGGAGAGGCTTTAGATCATACATTAATTTTCGGGCCACCAGGCTTAGGTAAAACCACGTTAGCCAATATTATTGCTAATGAAATGGGCGGAGATATCAAAACAACCTCAGGCCCTATTCTTGAAAAGGCGGGTGATCTTGCGGCGTTACTCACTAATCTCGAACCCGGCGATATTCTTTTTATTGACGAAATTCACCGGCTTAGCCCTAATGTTGAAGAGGTTCTCTACCCCGCTATGGAGGATTATCAACTCGACATCATGATTGGTGAAGGTCCCGCTGCCCGTTCAATTAAGTTGGACCTACCTCCTTTTACTTTGGTGGGAGCGACGACCCGAGCCGGTTCGCTTACATCGCCACTACGTGACCGCTTTGGTATTGTCCAGCGCTTAGAGTTCTACAATATTGAAGACCTGACCCACATTGTTATGCGCTCGGCAGAACTGTCTGGTACCCATATTGACGAAGAGGGGGCAAAAGAGGTTGCTAAGCGAAGCCGAGGCACGCCGCGTATAGCTAATCGTCTTCTTCGCCGTGCGAGAGACTATGCCGAAGTTAAAGGGCAGGGAAGGATTACACGGGATATTGCAGATCTTGCACTGAATATGCTTAGTGTTGATGAGCAAGGCTTCGATCATATGGACCGACGTCTTTTGTTGGTTATGATTGAGAAATTTTCAGGTGGGCCGGTTGGTATCGACAGCCTTGCAGCGGCAATCAGCGAAGAGCGAGATACCATAGAGGATGTGCTGGAACCTTATCTGATTCAACAAGGTTATATGATGCGCACACCGCGTGGGCGAGTCGTAACAGATCATGCCTACCTCCACTTCGGTATTCAGAAGCCTGACTCGGATCAATAA
- the ruvA gene encoding Holliday junction branch migration protein RuvA codes for MIGRLKGELVEKQPPHLMVDVQGVGYEVEASMNTFFRLPEIGQGVLIHTHFVVREDAQLLYGFIDKQERSLFRALIKANGVGPKLALSILSGMTTEDFIGCVQRDDATALTRIPGVGKKTAERLIVELRDKLKQFHQEAPADFSLSGGDFVEQPSVNHYRDEAESALLTLGYKPAQATKAVAQAEKELGTNVSSESLIRLALRSMVSGQ; via the coding sequence TTGATCGGACGTTTAAAAGGTGAGTTAGTAGAAAAGCAACCACCGCACCTTATGGTAGATGTACAGGGCGTAGGTTATGAAGTAGAAGCTTCTATGAATACCTTCTTTCGGTTACCTGAGATTGGTCAGGGAGTTCTGATCCATACGCATTTTGTTGTTCGAGAAGATGCACAGTTGCTTTATGGCTTTATCGATAAGCAGGAACGCAGTCTTTTTCGAGCACTGATCAAAGCCAATGGTGTTGGTCCTAAGCTTGCCTTGTCTATCTTATCAGGCATGACTACGGAAGATTTTATCGGATGTGTGCAGCGTGATGATGCTACTGCTCTAACTCGTATTCCTGGCGTTGGGAAAAAAACGGCTGAACGACTGATTGTTGAACTACGGGACAAGTTAAAGCAGTTTCACCAAGAAGCGCCTGCCGATTTCTCTTTAAGTGGCGGTGACTTTGTCGAACAACCATCGGTAAATCACTATAGAGATGAGGCTGAAAGTGCGCTGTTGACGCTGGGGTACAAGCCTGCACAGGCAACCAAAGCGGTTGCTCAAGCAGAGAAAGAGCTAGGAACGAATGTTAGTTCTGAGTCTCTAATTCGTTTGGCGCTACGCTCTATGGTTTCAGGGCAATAA
- the ftsY gene encoding signal recognition particle-docking protein FtsY produces MFKKLKSIFSSGNEQTKENQSINEAAQPVEQSESRDVVSVETDVATKAEESTTKVDVVSVESTTIQPEPEPEPEPEPEPEPEPEPEPEPEPEPEPEPEPEPEPEPEPEPEPEPEKKGMFARIKAGLSRTKANLSEQLGNLFLGKKEIDDELLEDIETLLLTADVGVEATTDIIDRLTDRVARKQLADAEALHQALKRELAALLDQVEQPLVISGHKPYVILMVGVNGVGKTTTIGKLTKRFQSEGKSVMLAAGDTFRAAAVEQLQVWGERNNVPVVAQHTGADSASVLYDALQSAQSKNIDVLIADTAGRLQNKDHLMQELEKVVRVMKKIDESAPHEVMLILDAGTGQNAMSQAKIFKDAVGVTSITLTKLDGTAKGGIIFAIAKQLGLPIRFIGVGEQVDDLRPFVAEEFVNALFD; encoded by the coding sequence ATGTTTAAGAAGCTGAAATCTATTTTCTCCTCGGGTAATGAACAGACTAAGGAGAATCAGTCTATTAATGAGGCTGCTCAGCCTGTAGAGCAATCAGAGAGCAGAGACGTAGTATCCGTTGAAACTGATGTGGCTACAAAAGCAGAAGAGAGCACCACGAAAGTGGATGTTGTTTCCGTTGAAAGCACTACCATTCAGCCAGAGCCAGAGCCAGAGCCAGAGCCAGAGCCAGAGCCAGAGCCAGAGCCAGAGCCAGAGCCAGAGCCAGAGCCAGAGCCAGAGCCAGAGCCAGAGCCAGAGCCAGAGCCAGAGCCAGAGCCAGAGCCAGAGCCAGAGCCAGAAAAGAAAGGTATGTTTGCGCGTATTAAGGCGGGACTAAGCCGAACAAAAGCGAACTTATCAGAGCAGCTAGGTAACCTCTTTTTAGGGAAAAAAGAGATTGATGATGAACTGCTGGAAGATATTGAAACGTTGCTGTTGACCGCAGACGTTGGCGTAGAGGCGACTACAGATATTATCGATCGCCTAACGGATCGGGTTGCCCGTAAGCAGCTTGCCGATGCCGAAGCACTTCATCAGGCCCTCAAACGAGAGCTAGCGGCTTTGCTTGATCAAGTTGAGCAACCCCTTGTGATCTCTGGGCATAAACCTTATGTAATTTTAATGGTTGGTGTTAACGGTGTTGGTAAAACCACCACCATTGGCAAGCTGACGAAGCGATTCCAGAGTGAAGGTAAATCAGTCATGCTTGCTGCAGGGGATACATTCCGTGCAGCAGCGGTTGAGCAGCTACAAGTCTGGGGTGAAAGAAATAATGTGCCAGTCGTTGCTCAGCATACAGGGGCTGACTCAGCATCGGTGTTATACGATGCGCTGCAATCTGCTCAATCCAAAAATATAGATGTACTGATAGCAGATACAGCGGGGCGTTTGCAAAACAAAGATCACTTGATGCAAGAGTTGGAAAAAGTGGTGCGTGTCATGAAAAAAATTGATGAATCTGCGCCCCATGAGGTGATGCTTATTTTGGATGCGGGTACAGGCCAAAATGCCATGAGCCAAGCCAAAATATTCAAAGACGCTGTGGGTGTTACCAGCATCACGCTTACAAAGTTGGACGGCACCGCAAAAGGTGGAATTATTTTTGCCATTGCTAAACAGTTGGGATTACCGATTCGCTTTATCGGTGTGGGAGAACAGGTTGATGACTTAAGGCCATTTGTGGCTGAAGAGTTCGTTAATGCGCTGTTTGATTAG
- a CDS encoding cation:proton antiporter family protein, translated as MDFIWILFAFVCGLLVKLAGLPPLIGFLCAGFILHAIGIEPTDSLNTLADLGITLMLFTIGLKLHVKDLLKKEIWASTLSHMGVWVILIAALALLLSLISLPYFTDFDLKTAALLGFALSFSSTVCIVKLLEESGEMKTRHGQIAIGVLVMQDIAAVIFLVIATGKLPTIWAIGLLGLVFVRPLLDALLNRAGHGEMLPLTGFFLALGGYELFSLVGVKGDLGALIFGMLLSHHTKASELTKSLLSFKDIFLIGFFLSIGFTALPTWSMLGMAFLLSLLLLIKFAMFFHIFTRLQLRGRTAFLASLALSNFSEFGLIVAALSVDSGWLSKEWLVILALAVSLSFILTSLFYRHAHSFYRQHKEVIKRHESPTRLPEDRFIQPPHVEILVIGLGRVGKGAFKALQNMLDQRVAGMDADRTRVKLYQQKGMNVFFGDGEDADLWESFDTSPIRLVLLALPSIQDDINITIQLREAGYEGQVAAIARYEDEREQLLASGINNVFNFYTEAGTGFAEESLMLIGESSCN; from the coding sequence ATGGATTTTATTTGGATTTTGTTTGCTTTTGTTTGCGGTTTGCTAGTCAAGCTGGCAGGCCTCCCCCCCCTTATTGGCTTTTTATGTGCAGGTTTTATTCTTCACGCCATTGGTATTGAGCCAACAGATTCTCTTAATACGCTGGCCGACCTTGGCATTACGCTCATGCTGTTTACTATCGGCTTAAAACTACACGTTAAAGATTTACTAAAAAAAGAGATTTGGGCGAGCACTCTCTCCCATATGGGTGTATGGGTTATCCTTATCGCTGCGCTGGCACTGCTGTTGTCGCTCATTAGCCTTCCCTACTTTACCGATTTCGATCTCAAAACAGCGGCTTTATTAGGTTTTGCGTTAAGCTTTAGCAGTACCGTTTGCATCGTAAAATTACTTGAAGAAAGTGGCGAGATGAAAACACGCCACGGCCAAATAGCCATTGGTGTGCTGGTTATGCAGGATATCGCTGCCGTTATATTCTTGGTGATAGCGACCGGCAAGCTTCCTACTATTTGGGCAATAGGCTTACTGGGCTTAGTCTTTGTACGGCCACTTTTAGATGCGCTTCTCAATCGAGCAGGCCACGGTGAAATGCTGCCGCTGACGGGCTTTTTCTTAGCTCTTGGCGGCTACGAGTTATTCTCTCTGGTGGGCGTTAAAGGCGATCTTGGAGCACTCATTTTTGGCATGCTGCTCAGTCATCATACAAAAGCGAGCGAGCTAACGAAATCGCTGTTAAGTTTCAAAGATATCTTTTTGATCGGTTTCTTCCTTTCTATCGGTTTCACCGCATTGCCTACTTGGTCGATGCTTGGCATGGCTTTTCTACTGTCGTTACTGCTATTAATCAAATTTGCTATGTTCTTCCATATATTTACTCGTCTGCAGCTTCGTGGCCGAACGGCTTTTTTAGCCTCTCTGGCTTTAAGTAATTTCAGTGAGTTTGGGTTAATCGTTGCTGCATTAAGCGTAGATTCAGGTTGGCTAAGCAAAGAGTGGTTAGTCATTCTTGCCTTAGCCGTATCTTTATCTTTCATACTAACCAGCTTGTTCTACCGCCATGCTCACTCTTTCTACCGCCAACATAAAGAGGTCATTAAGCGCCATGAAAGCCCTACACGCTTACCTGAAGATCGCTTTATACAACCTCCACATGTAGAAATACTCGTCATCGGCTTAGGTCGAGTCGGGAAAGGTGCATTTAAAGCATTGCAAAATATGCTGGATCAACGCGTCGCTGGAATGGATGCTGATCGAACACGCGTTAAACTCTACCAGCAAAAAGGTATGAACGTATTTTTTGGAGACGGTGAAGATGCTGATCTTTGGGAGAGCTTTGATACAAGCCCAATAAGGCTGGTGTTATTGGCACTTCCCTCTATCCAAGATGATATTAATATTACCATTCAACTCAGAGAAGCAGGTTATGAAGGCCAAGTTGCCGCCATTGCCCGCTATGAAGATGAGAGGGAACAACTTTTGGCAAGCGGCATAAACAATGTCTTTAACTTCTACACAGAAGCCGGAACAGGTTTTGCTGAGGAAAGCTTAATGTTAATCGGCGAAAGCAGCTGTAATTAG
- a CDS encoding HEAT repeat domain-containing protein has product MEVILIGQPTEIIQDWFFIQTPLRQVITSLAFPNGLALVMSTKQETIDKALIVGKGNSTAIEAEDAETIATSSEYLSTPTEEYKENHSPTKPFVKEQKSHLIFDEHPTTRQYAIRHLASTGNVNLIADALGDPDPNVRLIVIESLMHITPEVAQPLLGQILFSDPEPRVRIAAVKLISSYPDTEASRAFLNQAAKDISAEVRNIAKEALQY; this is encoded by the coding sequence ATGGAAGTCATTTTAATTGGTCAACCGACTGAAATTATTCAAGACTGGTTCTTTATTCAAACGCCACTTCGCCAAGTTATTACATCTCTCGCTTTCCCTAATGGCCTAGCACTGGTCATGAGCACCAAGCAAGAAACCATCGATAAAGCACTGATTGTCGGCAAAGGAAATAGCACTGCAATAGAAGCAGAAGATGCCGAAACTATCGCGACCTCTTCTGAATACTTATCTACCCCCACAGAAGAATATAAAGAAAACCACTCTCCAACAAAACCGTTTGTAAAAGAGCAGAAAAGCCATCTTATTTTTGATGAACATCCGACTACTCGCCAGTATGCAATTCGACACCTAGCATCAACAGGCAATGTTAACTTAATAGCCGATGCTTTGGGGGATCCTGACCCAAACGTAAGGCTTATTGTTATCGAGTCCCTTATGCATATTACGCCCGAAGTAGCCCAACCTTTATTAGGACAAATCCTTTTCTCAGATCCCGAACCTAGAGTACGCATTGCAGCCGTAAAACTTATCTCGTCCTATCCTGACACTGAAGCGTCTCGGGCATTTCTCAATCAGGCGGCAAAAGATATAAGTGCAGAAGTCAGAAACATTGCAAAAGAAGCACTTCAGTATTAA